Genomic DNA from Vanrija pseudolonga chromosome 3, complete sequence:
AGCGTGATGGAGAGGCGATTCAGCGCTCGAGTATTCGCGACTGCGTCgacttcctcctccgcctcgagaaCCCCGAGGCGATGGGAGGCAGAACGGTCTATGTCACGTCCTTCGAGCCCGAGTTCCTGCGCAGGAGTAAGGACTTTTACGGGCAGGAGGCGGTTGCCATGTTGGAGAGGGGAGACGCCCCGGCATATCTGCGCAACGTGAGTGGTGTTGCACTGGGGCACACGCTGATTCCTAGGTCGAGACTCGGTTCGCGGAGGAGGCCAACCGGACGGCAAACTACTTGTCGTCGTTTACGTGGAAGCAGCTGGACGGGCTGCTGATTGGCAGCCTGCTGACACCACACCTGCAAGCTATCATGAAGATGCCTGGATCagggctcggcgccatgctcgaggccgaccgctACGACGACCTGCACCGCCTGTACACGCTCTTCCTCCGTGTGCCCGACGATGGTGGAAAGGATGCACTGCGCCTGGCACTGCGCGAGAGCGTCGAGTCGTACGGCAAGGCCAtcaacgacggcgcgtcgagggtggAGCAGGATGCCGGCCCCAGCACCGGAggcatggacgaggacgagaagccTGAtcccaagggcaagggtaAGGCCAAGGCGCCGACTGCCGCTGCTTCGGCATTATCTCAGGGCCTGCGCTGGGTGCAGGATGTCCACGACCTGAAGGACAAGTTTGATGCCATCCTGGAGCAGGCTttcggcggcgacaagcaGATCCAGGCGTCCATCAACGAAGCCTTCCAGTCATTCATCAATGCCAACCAGCGCTCCCCAGAGTTCCTCTCCCTCTTCATCGACGACCACTTGAAGAAGGgtgccaaggccaagacaGAGGACGAGATTGACGTCGCGCTGGAGAAGACCATCATCCTGTTCAGGTTCCTCTCGGACAAGGACAAGTTTGAGAGGTACTACAAGAACCATCTGGCCAAGCGACTGCTCTACGGCCGCAGTGCCAGCGACGATGCGGAGCGTGGAATGgtggccaagctcaaggtgGAGATGGGCTTCCAGTTCACGCAGAAGCTCGAGGGCATGTTCACCGACATGCGCTTGAGCGCCGAGTCTGCCAACTCGTTCCGTAACTTTATGGGCAAGAGCAACGCGACACTCCCCTTCGACATCTCTGTCAACGTTCTCACTGCGAGCTACTGGCCTCAGCCAGTGGTCGCAGCGTCGACATGTACCTTTGGTCCGACCTTGTCGCAGGCAACAGACCTGTACCAGAAGTACTATGACGGCCGGCATACTGGTCGTCGCCTTACGTGGCAGGCGAACCTGGGTACAGCTGATGTGCGCGTGCGCTTCAAGGCGCGGTCGCATGATCTCAATCTCTCAACTCAGGCGCTTGTCGTGCTGCTCCTCTTCGAGGATgtcaaggacgacgagacgctgTCTTACAACGTGGGTTAGACAACCGCGTCAGAAGCTAACCCCCAGGACATCAAATCCGCCACTGgtcttgccgacgccgacctgcaGCGCACCCTGCAGTCCCTCGCATGTGCCAAGTTCCGTGTCCTGACGAAGACGCCCAAGGGCCGTGAGGTCAACCCCACCGACGTCTTCTCCTTCAATGATGCCTTTACGTCGCCGCTTGCGAGGATCAAGATCATGCAGGTGGCGTCCAAGGTTGAGACTcccaaggagcgcgaggagacgCAGGagatggtcgacgaggagcggcgaCACCAGATCGAGGTGGGTGATACACGGCTGTTCAAACGTACCCACTAACTCTCCAGGCCTGCATTGTCCGCATCATGAAGAACCGCAAGACGATGACGCACAACGACCTCATCTCGGAGGTTGCGCACCAGCTGAGCGCGCGCTTCGTGCCATCCATGTCGAACATCAAGAAGCGCATTGAGTCTCTCATTGACGTGAGTTGCAAGGTTTACCGGGGTAACTGACAATCAGCGCGAGTACCTTGAACGGACAAATGACATTGGCGTGTACCGTTACCTGGCGTAATAGACGACCCCTTTCCACGCATCGCACGCACCGTTTCGTGTCCATACTTTGCATACATCACCCCCCACACTGTTATTCTACCAATGCATCGATGTGTACTGTATGCTACGGGGGGTACTGGACATGCTCGCGGctgtcctcgacgtcgggcggGCGTTTTGTAACGCcagcgtcgagcacggcgcggacggcgtcgacctcgggtCCTGTGCGAgtcctgcgcggcggcgtgagcttCACTCCTCCGTGTCCTTGTTCTGGCCCACCTGACAACCTCGTCCAAATAAGCGCGCAGCACAGGgccggccttgcgctccatcttctcgacgccgtcgagcccgtcggcgcggctcgGCCCCTGGGAGATCATGAGCACGGGTTTAccctgctcgcgcgcggccttgaTGAGCCGGAAGGCAGAGTACGTTGCCAACGAGGTGCCCATCACGAGGAGCTGGGACGCGTTCTCAACCAGAGCAAACGACGCGTCCCTCACGCCCTCGGGGAGCGTCTCGCCGAAGAACACGACGTTGGGTTTGATCTGCCGCGCGGGCGTCAGCCATCCATGCCCAATGCACACACGCACGATGCTGTTGTGTTTCCGGTGCGCCGCGCACACCGAGCACTCGGGCACGCGGAACGTGGTGTAGTCTGCGCCGgggagctcgacgtcgccgtcggggtTCGTGCGCGGCTTGTTGCCCGTCTCCTCCATCTCTTTCGCCGCGGCGTCCCATTGGGGATTCTCGCTCGCAAGCGCACTCtggaacgcgtcgcgcgtctgCTCGTGCCCCTCGCGGAGGCAATGCACGCGCGCCAGCGTCCCATGCAACTCGAGGATCGGGCGCGGGCCTAGCGGCGCGGCATGGCCTGGCGGAGGCTGGTCGCCtgtcggcgtgccgaggcggctCTCGAGCATCGCCAGCGCCTTGCGGTGCAGGTTGTCCACGTTCTGCGTTATCAGCCCCGGGGACAGGCCGAGGGCTTGCAGCGACGCGATGTAGATGTGCGTTGGGTTcgggagcgcgtcgcggacCGGCGGGTACTGGGTCGTTAGGGACGCGTAGCGGGGGTACTCACGCCGAGGAATGAGCGCGCCCAGTCTCGTGGATGGTTAGTATGCGACTCTAGCTCACTCGACACGACGTACATCGTTttctggggcgtcagctacATAGGACCTCGACAATCGCCCAGCCGACGCACCTGAACATCTCCCCGCGCGCAGAGTCCtcaacgagctcgccgtaGAAAATCGGCCTGGACGTCAGCAGCCtccggcgcgctcgctccgcccGCGACCCACTTGTAGTTCGGATTCGAGTACGCGCCCTCCTTGCCCCGGTACGCCCGAATCCCCGAGTCGACGGAAACCCCAGCACCAGTGATAGCCAGCGTCTTTCCGCGCCCAGCAGCGAGAAAGGAGGCGAGGTGCGCCACCGCCTCTGGGACCGGCGCGACGGACAGCCCCGTGAGGATGCGTGGGCCTGTTGAGGGGGGCAGGTTTGGGATCGAGATGCGGACCATTGGCGTGTGGTGGGGAACGCAAAGTCATGAGTAACGGTTGTTCGGTCAGTTGAGGGTGGAGTGGAGGTCAACTTTTGTCTGGGGCCCCACGGCCGTCCGCCTGGCCTATCCAGCGCTCCGCGGTTCACAGCACGCacacggcgagctcgtcgataTGCATAGGGTATGTATGTAGTCCGGTCGGTCGTCCGGGCGGGCGGGACATGCAGATATGTACCTGCCGAAGCGGCCGCGACGAAGAATAGCACCTGGCTCGGCAGGGAGCGCTCCATCGCCAAGTCTGCGCGCTGAAtgtgcggcgccgacgctgcgccgagcgacgacggtTCCATGCCGAGGGATTGCGGACGCACCTATTGCGAGGGGGGAGGAAGCGAAGCGAGCTGAGGCGGAGTGAGGCGGTTGAGGCGCCGAGATTCAAGGAGAGTGCGCGGGCGAAAGTCAGGCTGTCTGTCGATCTTggctggccgccgccttccctTGCGAGCTTGCCATGTACGCTGGGCAGAAACCTGCGGACGTCGAGACCTCGCACTGGCGGGTTTCTTCTCTGCAATGGGCAACGCTCGGATCGCGTCATGCCAGAAACCACCGCCGGCAGCCCCGGGGCCCCcacgcagctcggcgagacTGCGAGCCGCTCGGGCACGACCCCTccggtcctcggcgacggccgccgccggagcgtgtgtgtgtgcgtaCGTAGgcgcgcttcggcgccgaTTAGTTGGGCaactcgcctcgcctcggcttcgctcgctcgctgactcgccgccgcaggcaCAGAGGGTGCCCGCTctccctcggcgtcacggcCCTGGGTTCTATCCTTGGCCCGGCAGCGTGTCCGGGCCGGGAgggacgccgaggggcagggggcaggcagcagtgCACACCGGCTGCACGTGCAGAACAAAATGTATGGCACATGCGTTGTGCAACCGtgcatgcgtgcgtgcgcaccgcagcgtcggcagcgaTTCGCTGCGTCTTTGGGGCTTTGGGGAGCAGTTTACGAGGTTTCGGCGGATTGCTGCAGCAGAGCGAGCAGATTCGCGTCGATGCGGTCATTCCGAGTTGCAGGCACGGGAGGCTTGGATTTGTTTCCTGGCAGCAGCGGACTGGCAGcagtgggcggcgtggaccGGCGGCGTAAAACGACTTTCGTCTGTCCGTCTGCGCCGCCTGTTACTGCTCTCTTGTTACCCTCGGATACGGACGCCTTTGGccgtggcgggggcggcggcggcggtggctgtGGCGTCTGTCAGTGttccttggcggcggcgagcatcGAGCGGCACATGAAGCCGGTAGCACGCCGTGCTATCTGCTCCGAGGGTTATGACGCTGATCTCCGACTCTTGCCGCCGCTCCTCTCTCGCCAATCAGCCAAGCTTTGGGTGGTCCCTGTGGTGTGGCGTAGTTGAgacttgctgctgctctgcgtGCTCTGCGTGCTCTGCGTGCTCTGCGTGCTCATCTGCGAGCTGCATCTTTCCAGAGCTGCGATGCGTCAGACccacgacggccgccgcccacccgccccgccgcaTAAACACACCGCTCTCGCATCTGCAcgcacgccccgccccggcctGCCGTGGGTCGGTGGCgcccggcgctggcgcacgTTCTCACGCTTCCTTCATTGCGTAggccgccacctcgctcaTTCTGCCTACTGCAACCTCGCTCCCTGCCTGCCTctgcacggcgcgcgcccagACCCTCGAGCCtctgccctcggcgtcgtcgtatCCACTCAGAGAATGCGGCAGTGGGCGTACGGCTCCTCTACCGCCGCAGACACTTGCCGcatgccatgccatgccCCCCTCCCAGCTCCCCACCATGGGGTATAAGACGATGACCAGCCATGccaccccccctcctctGCCTTCCCATCCGATTCCCCCGGCTCACCAGCACATCTCACCATGGGAGACATCAACCTCTCGCTCACCCCCTTCGGCatcgcgcgctcgaccgtCAAGGGCGAGCCCCTctccgaggaggagctccgCAAGACGGACGCCTACCTCCGCGCCTCGCTCTACCTCTGTATCGGTATGATCTACCTCCGCGACAACCCGCTCCTCAAGGAGCCGCTTAGCCCCAAGCACCTCAAGgcccgtctcctcggccacTGGGGCTCGGACACGGGCCAGGCGTTCACCTGGATTCACATGAACCGCCTCATCAAGAAgtacgacctcgacgtgctcTTCGTCTCGGGTCCTGGTAGGTGCAGTTgcagtggcgacgagggcggcgacgtaGAGACGTAGCGACGTACGGCCGCTGACGCCATACCCCAACAGGCCACGGTGCCcccgccatcctcgcccagTCGTACCTCGAGGGCGTCTACTCCGAGGTGTACCACAGcatcaccgaggacgaggagggcttGAAGCGCTTCTTCAAGCAGTTCTCGTTCCCCGGCGGCATTGGCtcccacgccacgcccgagACGCCCGGCTCCCTCCACGAGGGCGGTGAGCTCGGCTACTCGATCTCGCACGCCTTCGGTGCCGTCTTTGACCACCCCGACCTCATCGCCCTCACCATGGTCGGTGACGGTGAGAGCGAGACCGGccccctcgccacctcgTGGCACTCGACCAAGTTCCTCAACCCCATCACTGACGGTGCCGTCCTTCCTGTTCTCCACCTCAACGGGTAGGTCACTAAACTCGGTGCAGCTGCTGACCTACTCAGATACAAGATCAACAACCCCACCGTCCTCTCGCGTATCTCgcacgaggagctcgaggcgctcttCATCGGCTACGGCTGGAAGCCGTACTTTGTCGAGGGCTCCGACTTCACCACCATGCACCAGGCCATGGCCGCGACtctcgagcaggccgtgTCCGAGATCCGCGAGTACCAGAAGCAGGCCCGCAGCACCGGCAAGGCCTTCCGTCCTCGCTGGCCAATGATCATCCTGCGCTCGCCCAAGGGCTGGACAGCGCCCCGTGACGTCAGtggccaccacctcgaggGCTACTGGCGCGCGCACCAGGTCCCCATCCCCGACGTCGCCAGCAACCCCGAGCACCTGCGTCTCCTCGAGTCGTGGTTCAAGGCCTACAAGCCTGACGAGGTGTTTGACAAGAACGGTCGCCTGATCGAGGAGctccgcgagctcgctccCAAGGGCAACCGCCGTATCTCGGCCAACCCCGTCGCCaatgccgccggcaagcgcgccctccgcctccccgaCTTCCGCAAGTATGCCATCGAGAACATCACCCCCGGTGTCACGTTCGCCAACGGCATGACCACCATGGCCGGCTGGCTGCgtgatgtcgtcggcgacaacCTCACCACCTTCCGCCTCTTCGGCCCCGACGAGACCGAGTCCAACAAGCTCGGCTCGGTCTacgccaagggcaagaaggtctggctcggcgactacctccccgaggacgacgacggaggAAACCTCGCCCACGAGGGACGTGTGATGGAGATGCTGTCCGAGCACACTTGCGAGGGCTGGCTCGAGGGCTACGTCCTCTCTGGCCGCCACGGTCTCCTCAACTCGTACGAGCCCTTCATCCACATCATCGACTCGATGGTCAACCAGCACTGCAAGTGGATCGAGAaggccctcgaggtcgagtggCGCAACAAGGTCCCCTCGCTCAACATCCTCCTCACTGCCGTCGTCTGGCGTCAGGACCACAACGGCTTCACCCACCAGGACCCTGGCTTCCTCGATGTCGTCTCCAACAAGAGCCCCGAGGTCGTCCGCATCTACCTGCCCCCTGACGGCAACACCCTGCTGTCCGTCATGGACCACGTTCTCTCGAGCAGCAACTACGTCAACGTTGTCGTTGCCGACAAGCAGGACCACCTCCAGTTCCTCGACATGGAGGAGGCCATTGCCCACTGCACCAAGGGTGTCGGAATCTGGGAGTGGGCGTCGGTCCGCCCCACCGAGGAGCCCGACGTTGTCATCGCCTCGTGTGGTGACGTCGTCACCCAGGaggcgctggccgcc
This window encodes:
- the culC gene encoding Cullin-3; the encoded protein is MAMSLGNARRGRPQNKIRAPPKVQKQVSIKDTWAKLSAALRTILNHKTSTLFFAETFNYAYNMVLFKEGPMLYKGVKELITEHLDLLAEERIVPAFPRASGAHTAGKLGGGQEAIERAVEGDRFLRAVKGVWDDHVQAMRSMNHVLAYLNKGYAMTNGLPMVEEVGRDLFLSQIVRSSKHPIHTHLIGTLLSLVQLERDGEAIQRSSIRDCVDFLLRLENPEAMGGRTVYVTSFEPEFLRRSKDFYGQEAVAMLERGDAPAYLRNVETRFAEEANRTANYLSSFTWKQLDGLLIGSLLTPHLQAIMKMPGSGLGAMLEADRYDDLHRLYTLFLRVPDDGGKDALRLALRESVESYGKAINDGASRVEQDAGPSTGGMDEDEKPDPKGKGKAKAPTAAASALSQGLRWVQDVHDLKDKFDAILEQAFGGDKQIQASINEAFQSFINANQRSPEFLSLFIDDHLKKGAKAKTEDEIDVALEKTIILFRFLSDKDKFERYYKNHLAKRLLYGRSASDDAERGMVAKLKVEMGFQFTQKLEGMFTDMRLSAESANSFRNFMGKSNATLPFDISVNVLTASYWPQPVVAASTCTFGPTLSQATDLYQKYYDGRHTGRRLTWQANLGTADVRVRFKARSHDLNLSTQALVVLLLFEDVKDDETLSYNDIKSATGLADADLQRTLQSLACAKFRVLTKTPKGREVNPTDVFSFNDAFTSPLARIKIMQVASKVETPKEREETQEMVDEERRHQIEACIVRIMKNRKTMTHNDLISEVAHQLSARFVPSMSNIKKRIESLIDREYLERTNDIGVYRYLA
- the BATDEDRAFT_20316 gene encoding NAD-dependent protein deacylase SIR4 → MVRISIPNLPPSTGPRILTGLSVAPVPEAVAHLASFLAAGRGKTLAITGAGVSVDSGIRAYRGKEGAYSNPNYKPIFYGELVEDSARGEMFSELESHTNHPRDWARSFLGYPPVRDALPNPTHIYIASLQALGLSPGLITQNVDNLHRKALAMLESRLGTPTGDQPPPGHAAPLGPRPILELHGTLARVHCLREGHEQTRDAFQSALASENPQWDAAAKEMEETGNKPRTNPDGDVELPGADYTTFRVPECSVCAAHRKHNSIIKPNVVFFGETLPEGVRDASFALVENASQLLVMGTSLATYSAFRLIKAAREQGKPVLMISQGPSRADGLDGVEKMERKAGPVLRAYLDEVVRTRTGPEVDAVRAVLDAGVTKRPPDVEDSREHVQYPP
- the all1483 gene encoding putative phosphoketolase 1 is translated as MGDINLSLTPFGIARSTVKGEPLSEEELRKTDAYLRASLYLCIGMIYLRDNPLLKEPLSPKHLKARLLGHWGSDTGQAFTWIHMNRLIKKYDLDVLFVSGPGHGAPAILAQSYLEGVYSEVYHSITEDEEGLKRFFKQFSFPGGIGSHATPETPGSLHEGGELGYSISHAFGAVFDHPDLIALTMVGDGESETGPLATSWHSTKFLNPITDGAVLPVLHLNGYKINNPTVLSRISHEELEALFIGYGWKPYFVEGSDFTTMHQAMAATLEQAVSEIREYQKQARSTGKAFRPRWPMIILRSPKGWTAPRDVSGHHLEGYWRAHQVPIPDVASNPEHLRLLESWFKAYKPDEVFDKNGRLIEELRELAPKGNRRISANPVANAAGKRALRLPDFRKYAIENITPGVTFANGMTTMAGWLRDVVGDNLTTFRLFGPDETESNKLGSVYAKGKKVWLGDYLPEDDDGGNLAHEGRVMEMLSEHTCEGWLEGYVLSGRHGLLNSYEPFIHIIDSMVNQHCKWIEKALEVEWRNKVPSLNILLTAVVWRQDHNGFTHQDPGFLDVVSNKSPEVVRIYLPPDGNTLLSVMDHVLSSSNYVNVVVADKQDHLQFLDMEEAIAHCTKGVGIWEWASVRPTEEPDVVIASCGDVVTQEALAAVALLHEHIPELNIRFVNVVDLYKLMSHNDHPHGLTDREYSAIFTDDKPIIFNFHSYPFLVHKLTYKRPGSAQHLHVRGYKEKGNIDTPLELAIRNQTDRYTLAIDAIDRLPHLRNRTSVIRQRLKDLQIAAEHDAFENGIDPEHIRTWTWPFAKTKAGVTGDNRAKATGIGFTE